The Hymenobacter sp. 5317J-9 genome has a window encoding:
- a CDS encoding PAS domain-containing protein, with the protein MKTSPSADAAEWAARVEQERAGREQAEAALAEAQARVAALEQQLAGSVVRARREHAQLMALVQNLRLGLMQVDSEGQIQFVSQHFWDLFGLPPVAGPAEGGPAIPPAAVRIEAAFEDPEAFTRRAWALHAAGQTVLQEPFVLADGRVLELDYLVLDPLGAGRLICYRDVTERHLAEQRLLAQSAFYEGVLEQVPSAVAVFDDAHRYLFVNPAVEPDPATRAWMLGRTSAEACAQRQRPAAISQRRAAAFAEALRTQQEQAWEETRSGPDGPVHVLLRYRPVRLPDGSLRVISSGVDITERTLAAEMLLRQQTFYESILNLLPVDVAVFDAEHRFLFVNPASISDPAVRRQIIGLTNEEYFALRRKQQPDGIRQQREQYFNLAVRTRADVTWEEMRTDHKQRPQLMLRHLRPVFEPDGTLRIVVGAGIDITARYTAEKLQQNVQAMLRAQETFVRQILDALPNVIYMSDPDGSVSFTNEAFRSLSAQAQHQQNPDSDPVTAEEVRQLHGLTALVRATQRPQARELPFTLTSGETRFYEVEKRPMQRPDGQLGVLSVGTDVTAVKRARQELERREKQYHDLVFYSQALICTHDLHGKLLSVNPAVERLLGRPANELVGSYLHDIVLPESRAALQAYFDGDMTLQTQEQTLVVLTRAGERRHVHCYSYPVLEAGAPPYVVASGYDVTPAVQAEQALQQAKREAEENALAKEAFLARMSHEIRTPLNGVLGMAALLQKTPLTDPQREYLNTMQHAGRHLLALLNDVLDMAKITTHHLELNHASFDLAVALQGAGQTVAALAAEKSLHLEIELPAPTGPRVLGDAYRLHQVLLNLLSNAIKFTERGSVQLGARVLHETAQELLLRFWVQDTGIGIAPDQQAHIFEAFAQASAETSLRFGGTGLGLAISRQLVEQMGGSLQLYSEPGLGTTFSFQLVLPRATEGPALQTPAPAEASYEGLRGLRVLLAEDNPVNQRIAVAVLEHWGVQVQAVGNGLDALAQLLKYSFDVALLDIRMPGLSGVQVTQALRRHPDPARANVPIIALTANAFEADRAAYLAAGMNACLTKPYEEAALCQLLLELTGSRP; encoded by the coding sequence ATGAAAACATCCCCTTCTGCCGATGCCGCCGAGTGGGCCGCCCGCGTGGAGCAAGAGCGCGCCGGCCGTGAGCAGGCCGAGGCCGCGCTGGCCGAAGCGCAGGCCCGCGTGGCTGCCCTGGAGCAGCAACTGGCCGGCTCAGTGGTGCGGGCCCGGCGCGAGCACGCCCAGCTCATGGCCCTGGTGCAAAACCTGCGTCTGGGCCTGATGCAGGTTGATTCCGAGGGGCAGATTCAGTTTGTGAGCCAGCACTTCTGGGACCTGTTTGGGCTGCCGCCGGTGGCCGGACCGGCCGAGGGTGGCCCGGCCATTCCGCCCGCCGCCGTGCGCATTGAAGCGGCTTTTGAAGACCCCGAGGCATTCACCCGGCGGGCGTGGGCGCTGCACGCGGCCGGGCAGACGGTGCTGCAGGAGCCTTTTGTGCTGGCCGACGGCCGCGTGCTGGAGCTGGACTACCTGGTGCTGGACCCGCTGGGGGCCGGGCGGCTGATATGCTACCGCGACGTGACCGAGCGCCACCTGGCCGAGCAGCGGCTCCTCGCCCAGTCGGCTTTCTACGAGGGCGTGCTCGAGCAAGTGCCGTCGGCCGTGGCCGTGTTCGACGACGCGCACCGCTACCTGTTCGTGAACCCCGCCGTGGAGCCCGACCCCGCCACCCGCGCCTGGATGCTGGGCCGCACCAGCGCCGAGGCCTGCGCCCAGCGGCAGCGGCCGGCGGCCATCAGCCAGCGCCGCGCCGCGGCCTTTGCCGAAGCCCTGCGCACGCAGCAGGAGCAGGCCTGGGAAGAAACCCGCTCTGGCCCCGACGGGCCCGTGCACGTGCTGCTGCGCTACCGGCCAGTGCGCCTCCCCGACGGCTCGCTCCGCGTCATCAGCTCCGGCGTCGACATCACGGAGCGCACGCTGGCCGCGGAAATGCTCCTGCGGCAACAAACGTTCTACGAGTCCATTCTCAACCTGCTGCCCGTCGACGTGGCCGTGTTCGACGCCGAGCACCGGTTTCTGTTCGTGAATCCGGCGTCGATTTCGGACCCTGCCGTGCGCCGGCAAATCATTGGCCTGACCAACGAGGAATACTTTGCCCTGCGCCGCAAGCAGCAGCCCGACGGGATTCGCCAGCAGCGGGAGCAGTACTTCAACCTGGCCGTGCGCACCCGCGCCGACGTGACCTGGGAAGAAATGCGCACCGACCACAAGCAGCGGCCCCAGCTCATGCTGCGCCACCTGCGGCCCGTGTTCGAGCCCGACGGCACGTTGCGCATTGTGGTGGGGGCGGGCATCGACATCACTGCCCGCTACACCGCCGAAAAGCTGCAACAGAACGTGCAGGCCATGCTGCGGGCCCAGGAAACTTTCGTGCGCCAGATTCTCGATGCCCTGCCCAACGTCATCTACATGAGCGACCCCGACGGCAGCGTGTCGTTTACCAACGAGGCCTTCCGGAGCCTGTCGGCCCAAGCGCAGCACCAGCAAAACCCCGACAGCGACCCCGTAACGGCCGAAGAAGTGCGCCAGCTGCACGGGCTCACCGCCCTGGTGCGCGCCACCCAGCGGCCCCAGGCCCGGGAGCTGCCTTTCACGCTCACTAGCGGCGAAACCCGCTTTTATGAAGTGGAAAAACGCCCCATGCAGCGCCCCGACGGCCAGCTCGGCGTGCTCAGCGTGGGCACCGACGTCACGGCCGTGAAACGGGCCCGCCAGGAGTTGGAGCGCCGCGAGAAACAGTACCACGACCTGGTATTCTACTCGCAGGCCCTCATCTGCACCCACGACCTGCACGGCAAGCTGCTCTCCGTAAATCCCGCCGTTGAGCGGCTGCTGGGCCGGCCCGCCAATGAGCTGGTGGGCAGCTATCTGCACGACATTGTGCTCCCCGAAAGCCGCGCCGCGCTGCAGGCTTATTTCGATGGCGACATGACCCTGCAAACCCAGGAGCAGACCCTGGTGGTGCTCACCCGGGCCGGCGAGCGCCGCCACGTGCATTGCTACTCCTACCCCGTGCTGGAAGCCGGCGCGCCGCCCTACGTGGTGGCCTCGGGCTACGACGTGACCCCGGCCGTGCAGGCCGAGCAGGCGCTGCAGCAAGCCAAGCGCGAAGCCGAAGAAAACGCCCTGGCCAAAGAAGCCTTTCTGGCCCGCATGAGCCACGAAATCCGCACGCCCCTCAACGGGGTGCTGGGCATGGCCGCGCTGCTGCAGAAAACCCCGCTCACCGACCCGCAGCGCGAGTACCTCAACACCATGCAGCACGCCGGCCGGCACCTGCTGGCCCTGCTGAACGACGTGCTCGACATGGCCAAAATCACCACCCATCACCTGGAGCTCAACCACGCCTCCTTCGACCTGGCCGTGGCCCTGCAGGGCGCCGGGCAAACCGTGGCCGCCCTGGCGGCCGAAAAAAGCCTGCACCTCGAAATTGAACTGCCGGCCCCCACGGGCCCCCGCGTGCTGGGCGACGCCTACCGCCTGCACCAGGTGCTGCTCAACCTGCTCTCCAACGCCATCAAGTTCACGGAGCGCGGCAGCGTGCAGCTGGGCGCGCGGGTGCTGCACGAAACCGCGCAGGAGCTGCTGCTCAGGTTCTGGGTGCAGGACACGGGCATCGGCATCGCCCCCGACCAGCAGGCCCACATTTTTGAGGCCTTCGCCCAGGCCAGCGCCGAAACCAGCCTGCGCTTCGGCGGCACCGGCTTGGGGCTGGCCATCAGCCGGCAGCTGGTGGAGCAGATGGGCGGCAGCCTGCAGCTCTACAGCGAGCCCGGGCTGGGCACCACGTTTTCCTTCCAGCTGGTGCTGCCCCGCGCCACCGAGGGCCCGGCCCTGCAAACGCCCGCGCCCGCCGAGGCATCCTACGAAGGCCTGCGCGGCCTGCGCGTGCTGCTGGCCGAAGACAACCCCGTGAACCAGCGCATTGCCGTGGCCGTGCTGGAGCACTGGGGCGTGCAGGTGCAGGCCGTGGGCAACGGTCTCGACGCGCTGGCCCAACTGCTGAAATATTCCTTCGACGTGGCCCTGCTCGACATCCGCATGCCCGGCCTGAGCGGGGTGCAGGTGACCCAGGCCCTGCGCCGCCACCCCGACCCGGCCCGCGCCAACGTGCCCATCATCGCCCTCACCGCCAATGCCTTCGAGGCCGACCGCGCCGCCTACCTAGCCGCCGGCATGAACGCCTGCCTCACCAAGCCCTACGAAGAAGCCGCCCTCTGCCAGCTGCTGCTGGAGCTCACGGGGAGCAGGCCGTAG
- a CDS encoding sensor histidine kinase, with translation MSLKLKIRLSVFLLLLLLLGLGGYAFLTISYLEHGAHGIEQADFNLARSTVLAFLLAGTAVGITMMVRLPRIVVRPLRRLTSDVERVAGPGPATRVGVGRRDEVGSVATAVNRVLSQAQNERRATLAELFTERNRMDSLVRSLDEGLLLLDEHRTIILANPVACDLLGLREAELEGKSADQLAETNELLRELLAPLAAHNLAGDAEPDPVFTFPHKGESPHYQLSISPIEMTDSTTGKPVPGGHIFCLRNVSDFKKLDEVKSGFLATISHELKTPLASIKLSLMLLQNERTDATERQRLATGIGEETQRLLNMVGQLIDVARLDAGAGIKLDVQRMRLADVIGYATQTVHPQLTDKQLRLEVQVADALPEVQGDVEKTTWVLINLLSNAIRYSPAAAPLVVRVMPWGEMVRVSVEDCGPGIPAEYHKRIFQRFAGVPGRTATGSSSGLGLSISREFINAQGGALWVESQPNKGSRFLFTLPATA, from the coding sequence ATGTCCCTCAAACTTAAAATCCGCCTTAGTGTCTTCCTGTTGCTGCTGCTGCTGCTGGGGCTGGGCGGCTACGCCTTTCTCACCATCAGCTACCTCGAGCACGGGGCCCACGGCATTGAGCAGGCCGATTTCAACCTGGCCCGCTCCACGGTGCTGGCTTTTCTGCTGGCCGGCACGGCCGTGGGCATCACCATGATGGTGCGGCTGCCCCGCATTGTGGTGCGCCCGCTGCGGCGCCTCACCTCCGACGTGGAGCGCGTGGCTGGCCCCGGCCCCGCTACCCGCGTGGGCGTGGGCCGGCGCGACGAAGTGGGTTCCGTGGCCACCGCCGTGAACCGCGTGCTGAGCCAGGCCCAGAACGAGCGCCGCGCCACTCTGGCCGAGCTTTTCACGGAGCGCAACCGCATGGACAGCCTGGTACGCAGCCTGGATGAAGGCCTGCTGCTGCTCGACGAGCACCGCACCATCATCCTGGCCAACCCCGTGGCCTGCGACCTACTAGGCCTGCGCGAAGCCGAGCTGGAAGGAAAATCGGCCGACCAGCTGGCCGAAACCAACGAGCTGCTGCGCGAGCTGCTGGCCCCGCTGGCCGCCCACAACCTGGCCGGCGACGCCGAGCCCGACCCCGTGTTCACCTTCCCGCACAAGGGCGAGTCGCCGCACTATCAGCTCAGTATCAGCCCCATCGAAATGACCGACAGCACCACGGGCAAGCCAGTGCCCGGCGGCCACATTTTCTGCCTGCGCAACGTGTCCGACTTCAAGAAGCTCGACGAAGTGAAATCCGGCTTTCTGGCCACCATTTCGCACGAGCTCAAAACGCCGCTGGCCAGCATCAAGCTCAGCCTCATGCTGCTGCAAAACGAGCGCACCGACGCCACCGAGCGCCAGCGCCTGGCCACCGGCATTGGCGAGGAAACCCAGCGCCTGCTCAACATGGTGGGCCAGCTCATCGACGTGGCCCGCCTCGACGCCGGCGCGGGCATCAAGCTCGACGTGCAGCGCATGCGCCTGGCCGACGTCATCGGCTACGCCACCCAAACCGTGCACCCGCAACTCACCGACAAGCAGCTGCGGCTCGAGGTGCAGGTGGCCGACGCGCTGCCCGAGGTGCAGGGCGACGTGGAAAAAACCACCTGGGTGCTCATCAACCTGCTGTCCAACGCCATTCGGTATTCGCCCGCCGCGGCGCCGCTGGTGGTGCGCGTGATGCCCTGGGGCGAAATGGTGCGCGTGAGCGTGGAAGACTGCGGCCCCGGCATTCCGGCCGAGTACCACAAGCGCATTTTTCAGCGGTTTGCGGGCGTGCCGGGGCGCACCGCCACGGGCAGCAGTTCGGGGCTGGGGCTGAGTATATCCCGGGAGTTTATTAATGCGCAGGGCGGCGCGCTGTGGGTTGAAAGCCAGCCGAATAAAGGCAGTCGCTTTTTATTTACCCTACCTGCCACGGCTTAA